One window of the Anaeromyxobacter dehalogenans 2CP-C genome contains the following:
- a CDS encoding NAD(P)-dependent oxidoreductase: MRLRIGFIGLGTMGEPIANNLRRAGHDLTVWNRTPARAEHIVSRGGKRAATPRECASGRDAVFTCVSDERALDAVLDGPDGALAGLREGDVLVDLTTAGVACARAVAARVAERGARFVACPILGSRTAAEQAQVVLVAGGPAAARERLRPALHAISARLFELDDPAQAALMKLCVNAIGGAMMTAFGEALALASAGGVEPSRLVEVLQASAFHSPLYLVKGELVQKQDWAPRFRIALAEKDQRLAQEAAAELGARVPVSEAVRTLMAAATEGGRGDQDVAALAALYLDWMRKR; this comes from the coding sequence ATGCGTTTGCGGATCGGCTTCATCGGCCTCGGGACGATGGGCGAGCCCATCGCCAACAACCTCCGCCGGGCTGGCCACGATCTCACGGTCTGGAACCGCACGCCGGCCCGGGCGGAGCACATCGTGTCCAGGGGCGGGAAGCGCGCCGCCACGCCGCGCGAGTGCGCGAGCGGCAGGGACGCGGTCTTCACCTGCGTCTCCGACGAGCGCGCGCTCGACGCGGTCCTCGACGGCCCCGACGGCGCGCTCGCCGGCCTGCGCGAGGGGGACGTGCTGGTGGACCTCACCACCGCCGGCGTCGCCTGCGCCCGCGCAGTCGCCGCCCGCGTGGCGGAGCGCGGCGCGCGCTTCGTCGCCTGCCCGATCCTCGGCTCCAGGACCGCGGCGGAGCAGGCGCAGGTGGTGCTGGTGGCGGGCGGCCCGGCGGCGGCGCGCGAGCGGCTGCGCCCGGCGCTGCACGCGATCTCGGCCCGGCTGTTCGAGCTCGACGACCCGGCGCAGGCCGCGCTGATGAAGCTGTGCGTGAACGCGATCGGCGGCGCGATGATGACCGCGTTCGGCGAGGCGCTGGCGCTCGCCTCCGCCGGCGGCGTCGAGCCGTCGCGCCTGGTCGAGGTGCTCCAGGCGTCCGCCTTCCACTCGCCGCTCTACCTCGTGAAGGGCGAGCTGGTGCAGAAGCAGGACTGGGCGCCGCGCTTCCGCATCGCGCTCGCCGAGAAGGACCAGCGCCTCGCGCAGGAGGCGGCGGCCGAGCTCGGCGCCCGCGTCCCCGTCAGCGAGGCCGTGCGCACGCTGATGGCGGCCGCGACCGAGGGCGGCCGCGGCGATCAGGACGTCGCGGCGCTCGCCGCGCTCTACCTGGACTGGATGCGGAAGCGGTAG
- a CDS encoding helix-turn-helix transcriptional regulator produces MSAAGSKRRPAGARAKVSSKAPARAKPGAKPAAKPVRGPARAPSRAAAGAPAAPKKADPRDRLRRVLFLVPYAVRHPGIPVRDLARRCGCTEKELLEDLDFLLEVGSPPFAPDDFLDLYVEGDRVYVALHQSFSRPPRFTESEAAALAAAAAALGGEGRERAVKALRDSVPRDRRASFDELVERIYAGAPPARDSVLGRLQRAIAERRAVRLAYHSASRDAETDRTVRPYTLAQRFGHWYLYGHDAERGKALAFRLDRIRECTLLPDRFEPPTEAELARARLFSEAAGEPVRIRLGAEAAPWALSRPGISLVERTPGGGAVVEVAGAGNDWATRFALSLGGGAEVVAPAAARRAFAETVRRTLARYA; encoded by the coding sequence GTGAGCGCCGCCGGATCGAAGCGCCGTCCCGCCGGGGCGCGGGCGAAGGTCTCCTCGAAGGCGCCGGCCAGGGCGAAGCCGGGCGCGAAGCCGGCCGCGAAGCCGGTCCGCGGTCCCGCTCGCGCACCGTCCCGCGCCGCCGCCGGCGCGCCCGCCGCGCCGAAGAAGGCCGACCCGCGCGACCGCCTCCGCCGCGTGCTGTTCCTGGTGCCGTACGCGGTCCGCCACCCCGGCATCCCGGTGCGCGACCTGGCGCGGCGCTGCGGCTGCACCGAGAAGGAGCTGCTCGAGGACCTCGACTTCCTGCTCGAGGTGGGCTCGCCCCCGTTCGCGCCGGACGACTTCCTCGACCTGTACGTCGAGGGCGACCGCGTCTACGTGGCGCTGCACCAGAGCTTCTCGCGCCCGCCGCGGTTCACCGAGAGCGAGGCCGCCGCGCTCGCCGCGGCCGCGGCGGCGCTGGGCGGCGAGGGGCGCGAGCGCGCGGTGAAGGCGCTCCGCGACTCGGTCCCGCGCGACCGGCGCGCCAGCTTCGACGAGCTGGTGGAGCGCATCTACGCCGGCGCCCCGCCGGCGCGCGACTCGGTGCTGGGCCGGCTCCAGCGCGCCATCGCCGAGCGGCGCGCGGTGCGCCTCGCCTACCACTCCGCGTCGCGCGACGCCGAGACCGACCGGACCGTGCGCCCGTACACGCTCGCGCAGCGCTTCGGCCACTGGTACCTGTACGGCCACGACGCCGAGCGCGGGAAGGCGCTCGCCTTCCGCCTGGACCGGATCCGCGAGTGCACGCTGCTCCCGGACCGCTTCGAGCCGCCCACCGAGGCCGAGCTGGCCAGGGCCCGGCTGTTCTCCGAGGCGGCCGGCGAGCCGGTGCGGATCCGGCTCGGCGCGGAAGCGGCCCCGTGGGCGCTCTCGCGCCCCGGCATCTCGCTGGTGGAGCGGACGCCGGGCGGCGGGGCGGTGGTGGAGGTGGCCGGCGCCGGGAACGACTGGGCCACGCGGTTCGCGCTCTCGCTGGGCGGCGGGGCCGAGGTGGTCGCGCCGGCCGCCGCGCGGCGGGCGTTCGCCGAGACGGTCCGACGCACGCTGGCGCGGTACGCCTGA
- a CDS encoding protoporphyrinogen/coproporphyrinogen oxidase, producing the protein MADVIVVGAGISGLAFAWKAGQAGRQVLVLERDRRVGGCLHSERRPDGFWFEMGAHTVYNSYGAFLDIAVGGGVAGKIVQRGPARGSFGLLRDGTYRWLTPPKVLLQLNWLEAAVHFPAGMFRKKEGETVYSYYSRLLGRGNYDRVISPFFAAVPSQKADGFPLEGAGSLFKKRPRREEFVRSFGFDGGLQLVADAAARSKGVTVETGVEVRRVARTAGGFAVTTADGRTLEAPLVAVAAPPDAAAAMLEDDFHELATGIRRVGTVRVDSMGVVLPRAECWMPECAFLVPVDDLFFSCVTRDPFPDPRMRAFAFHFRDGVSREQRLKRMSEVLRVPVERLGTPVERRTTLPSPALGHAGIVAELDRCLAGGKLAVTGNYFAGLAIEDCVLRSNDEWKRVG; encoded by the coding sequence ATGGCAGACGTCATCGTGGTCGGCGCGGGCATCAGCGGGCTCGCGTTCGCCTGGAAGGCGGGGCAGGCGGGCAGGCAGGTGCTGGTGCTGGAGCGCGACCGGCGCGTCGGAGGATGCCTCCACTCGGAGCGGCGCCCCGACGGCTTCTGGTTCGAGATGGGCGCGCACACCGTCTACAACAGCTACGGCGCGTTCCTCGACATCGCGGTGGGCGGCGGCGTCGCCGGCAAGATCGTCCAGCGCGGCCCCGCGCGCGGCAGCTTCGGGCTGCTCCGCGACGGCACCTATCGCTGGCTCACCCCACCCAAGGTGCTGCTCCAGCTCAACTGGCTCGAGGCCGCGGTGCACTTCCCGGCCGGGATGTTCCGCAAGAAGGAGGGCGAGACCGTCTACTCGTACTACTCGCGGCTGCTCGGCCGCGGGAACTACGACCGCGTCATCTCCCCGTTCTTCGCCGCGGTGCCCTCGCAGAAGGCCGACGGGTTCCCGCTGGAGGGCGCGGGCTCGCTGTTCAAGAAGCGTCCGCGCCGGGAGGAGTTCGTCCGCAGCTTCGGCTTCGACGGTGGCCTGCAGCTCGTGGCCGACGCCGCGGCGCGCTCGAAGGGCGTGACCGTCGAGACCGGCGTCGAGGTCCGCCGCGTGGCGCGCACCGCCGGCGGGTTCGCGGTGACCACCGCCGACGGGCGGACGCTGGAGGCGCCGCTGGTGGCGGTGGCGGCCCCGCCCGACGCGGCGGCGGCCATGCTCGAGGACGACTTCCACGAGCTCGCCACCGGGATCCGCCGGGTGGGCACGGTCCGGGTGGACAGCATGGGCGTGGTGCTGCCGCGGGCCGAGTGCTGGATGCCGGAGTGCGCGTTCCTCGTGCCGGTGGACGACCTGTTCTTCTCGTGCGTGACGCGCGACCCGTTCCCGGATCCGAGGATGCGCGCGTTCGCGTTCCACTTCCGCGACGGCGTCTCGCGCGAGCAGCGGCTGAAGCGGATGAGCGAGGTGCTGCGCGTGCCGGTGGAGCGCCTCGGGACGCCGGTGGAGCGGCGGACCACGCTGCCGTCGCCCGCGCTCGGGCACGCGGGCATCGTGGCGGAGCTGGACCGCTGCCTCGCCGGCGGGAAGCTCGCCGTCACCGGCAACTACTTCGCCGGCCTCGCCATCGAGGACTGCGTGCTCCGCTCCAACGACGAGTGGAAGCGGGTGGGCTGA
- a CDS encoding bacteriohemerythrin — translation MALHWTSVLSIGVPELDAEHEEMFTRMDRLHDAILSGERAEVSRMIEYLREHAVRHLAAEETLMLAIGYPDRERHLREHEAFLATVRELTRRHDANGPTAVLVHDVERAVASWIDGHVGIHDVALGAFAREHLRRRQGGERRPA, via the coding sequence ATGGCGCTGCACTGGACGAGCGTGCTGTCGATCGGCGTCCCCGAGCTGGACGCCGAGCACGAGGAGATGTTCACGCGGATGGATCGGCTGCACGACGCGATCCTCTCGGGCGAGCGCGCGGAGGTCTCGCGCATGATCGAGTACCTCCGCGAGCATGCGGTCCGGCACCTGGCGGCCGAGGAGACGCTGATGCTCGCGATCGGCTACCCGGATCGCGAGCGGCACCTGCGCGAGCACGAGGCGTTCCTCGCCACCGTCCGCGAGCTCACGCGCCGCCACGACGCGAACGGCCCGACGGCGGTGCTGGTGCACGACGTGGAGCGCGCGGTGGCGAGCTGGATCGACGGCCACGTCGGGATCCACGACGTGGCGCTCGGGGCGTTCGCGCGCGAGCACCTGCGGCGCCGCCAGGGCGGCGAGCGCAGGCCCGCCTAG
- a CDS encoding response regulator, producing MAQVLIVDDTDIVRRAIELALRRMGHAAVSTCDAGEALALARRNPPDLALLDFRMPGMDGATLFQELRAALGERCPRVLFVSASPPDEVAREVERIAPAAGYVRKPFHLDDLVRAVGEALQPDGPPRRALAEGSP from the coding sequence GTGGCGCAGGTTCTCATCGTGGACGACACCGACATCGTGCGCCGGGCCATCGAGCTGGCGCTCCGCCGGATGGGCCACGCCGCGGTCTCGACCTGCGACGCCGGCGAGGCGCTGGCCCTCGCGCGGCGGAACCCGCCCGACCTCGCGCTGCTCGACTTCCGCATGCCGGGCATGGACGGCGCGACGCTGTTCCAGGAGCTGCGCGCCGCGCTGGGCGAGCGGTGCCCGCGGGTGCTGTTCGTGTCGGCGTCGCCGCCCGACGAGGTGGCGCGCGAGGTGGAGCGGATCGCGCCGGCGGCCGGGTACGTCCGGAAGCCGTTCCACCTCGACGACCTGGTCCGCGCCGTCGGCGAGGCGCTGCAGCCCGACGGGCCGCCGCGCCGCGCGCTGGCGGAAGGGTCGCCGTAG
- a CDS encoding sensor histidine kinase — MRRVATKIFLTFAVALAAFAAVAGFGVARLHDLRRDLRTLSSGYIPLTRIAAQLDVKDWVTARALEARVLDPAARRAYLPVARAHFPALVREKIEEGKRVAAGARIDASGDDARFLGDVLARLDGLAARWADYDREARALLDALEAGAGMGPGAAAFDARVAAVRQLEKGLSLDVKLLQVALETQIADRVHDAERTEGNTVALTVIYSLLALAVGVGAAAISQRLLAPIQTLTEGVKAVAAGDLTRKVEARGRDEISVLAHEFNAMAASLDRQRAELLRAERLAAVGRISAQITHEIRNPLNAIGLNAELLAEEIAALPAPPAEATGLVSAISREVDRLNAVTEEYLRFARLPRPQLERHDLNEILGGLLDFLGPELAAARVDVHRALAPGLPGVRCDEGQLRAVFLNLLRNSREAMPGGGTVRVVTRRVDSGAGVEVELGDTGGGIPPGDLTRIFEPFYSTKERGTGLGLAFTQQVVEEHGGTIRCESTVGRGTVFTLRFPAIEDRVEHEVGAAT, encoded by the coding sequence ATGCGACGCGTCGCCACCAAGATCTTCCTCACCTTCGCGGTCGCCCTCGCGGCGTTCGCCGCGGTGGCGGGGTTCGGCGTGGCGCGCCTCCACGACCTGCGGCGCGACCTGCGCACGCTGTCCTCCGGCTACATCCCGCTCACCCGGATCGCGGCGCAACTCGACGTCAAGGACTGGGTCACCGCCCGGGCGCTGGAGGCGCGGGTGCTCGACCCCGCCGCCCGCCGGGCCTACCTCCCCGTGGCGAGGGCGCACTTCCCCGCGCTGGTCCGCGAGAAGATCGAGGAGGGCAAGCGCGTGGCCGCTGGCGCGCGGATCGACGCCTCGGGCGACGACGCCCGCTTCCTCGGCGACGTGCTCGCCCGGCTCGACGGCCTCGCCGCGCGCTGGGCCGACTACGACCGCGAGGCGCGCGCCCTGCTCGACGCGCTGGAGGCCGGGGCGGGGATGGGCCCGGGCGCGGCGGCGTTCGACGCCCGCGTGGCGGCCGTGCGGCAGCTGGAGAAGGGGCTCAGCCTGGACGTGAAGCTGCTGCAGGTCGCGCTCGAGACGCAGATCGCCGACCGCGTGCACGACGCCGAGCGGACCGAGGGGAACACCGTGGCGCTGACGGTGATCTACTCGCTGCTCGCGCTGGCGGTGGGCGTGGGCGCGGCCGCCATCTCCCAGCGCCTGCTCGCGCCCATCCAGACCTTGACCGAGGGCGTGAAGGCGGTCGCGGCCGGCGATCTCACCCGCAAGGTGGAGGCGCGCGGCCGGGACGAGATCTCGGTGCTGGCGCACGAGTTCAACGCCATGGCCGCCTCGCTCGACCGGCAGCGCGCCGAGCTGCTCCGGGCGGAGCGGCTGGCCGCGGTCGGCCGCATCTCGGCGCAGATCACGCACGAGATCCGGAACCCGCTGAACGCCATCGGCCTGAACGCCGAGCTGCTCGCCGAGGAGATCGCCGCGCTGCCGGCGCCGCCGGCCGAGGCGACCGGGCTGGTGTCCGCGATCTCGCGCGAGGTGGACCGGCTGAACGCCGTGACCGAGGAGTACCTCCGCTTCGCGCGCCTCCCGCGCCCGCAGCTCGAGCGCCACGACCTCAACGAGATCCTGGGCGGCCTGCTCGACTTCCTCGGCCCCGAGCTCGCCGCGGCGCGCGTGGACGTGCACCGCGCGCTCGCGCCGGGCCTGCCCGGGGTGCGCTGCGACGAGGGGCAGCTCCGCGCGGTGTTCCTGAACCTGCTGCGGAACAGCCGGGAGGCGATGCCCGGGGGCGGGACCGTCCGCGTGGTCACCCGCCGGGTGGACTCCGGCGCGGGCGTGGAGGTCGAGCTGGGGGACACCGGGGGGGGGATCCCCCCAGGTGACCTGACGCGCATCTTCGAGCCGTTCTACTCCACGAAGGAACGCGGCACCGGCCTGGGGCTCGCGTTCACCCAGCAGGTCGTCGAGGAGCACGGCGGGACCATCCGGTGCGAGAGCACCGTGGGCCGGGGAACGGTGTTCACCCTCCGCTTCCCGGCGATCGAGGACAGGGTGGAACACGAGGTGGGTGCAGCCACATGA
- a CDS encoding DUF1054 family protein, which yields MAGLGLGPPDFALFELGDPDERARALDEELQPKLLALGVQCNSGLARVAGKELFVHPGKLPRRRNAAPEEVLVAFSDSPKGYRGLAFLAVVMTREHLHARVGVRGDSPRRAGMQRALEREAANLARKGKPFRKLREFLEWNHEELPELAPAHSAAFWLEMGEALAPGGPGLDLGIAWSQEEARSIALGDLLGVFRDLAPLYKVLANAE from the coding sequence ATGGCAGGGCTGGGACTCGGTCCACCCGACTTCGCGCTGTTCGAGCTCGGCGATCCCGACGAGCGCGCCCGGGCCCTCGACGAGGAGCTCCAGCCGAAGCTCCTCGCCCTCGGCGTCCAGTGCAACTCCGGCCTCGCGCGGGTCGCGGGCAAGGAGCTGTTCGTCCACCCCGGGAAGCTGCCGCGCCGCCGCAACGCCGCGCCCGAGGAGGTGCTGGTCGCCTTCTCCGACAGCCCGAAGGGCTACCGCGGGCTCGCCTTCCTCGCGGTGGTGATGACCCGCGAGCACCTGCACGCCCGCGTGGGCGTGCGGGGCGACTCGCCCCGGCGGGCCGGCATGCAGCGCGCGCTCGAGCGCGAGGCCGCCAACCTGGCGCGCAAGGGGAAGCCGTTCCGGAAGCTCCGGGAGTTCCTGGAGTGGAACCACGAGGAGCTGCCCGAGCTCGCCCCGGCTCACTCGGCCGCGTTCTGGCTGGAGATGGGCGAGGCGCTCGCGCCCGGCGGCCCGGGCCTCGACCTCGGGATCGCGTGGAGCCAGGAGGAGGCGCGGAGCATCGCGCTCGGCGACCTCCTCGGCGTGTTCCGCGACCTCGCGCCCCTGTACAAGGTCCTCGCCAACGCGGAGTGA
- a CDS encoding PhzF family phenazine biosynthesis protein → MRIPIWQVDAFVTDGVFTGNPAAVCPLDAWLPDATLLAIAAENALSETAFLVAEGEGWHLRWFTPEVEVELCGHATLASAHVVFEHLARGRDAIAFRTQAGTLTVTRDAAGRIALSLPRRPPAPADAPPALVRALGGRAPEATLLGRDYLAVLATEQEVRELRPDLAAVSELPGHGIVVTAPASTPGVDFVSRYFAPQVGIPEDPVTGSAHCTLVPYWADRLGRRTLEALQVSRRGGRLSCEDQPDAGKVRLAGRAAEFLSGSIEA, encoded by the coding sequence ATGCGCATCCCGATCTGGCAGGTGGACGCGTTCGTCACCGACGGCGTCTTCACCGGCAACCCCGCCGCGGTCTGTCCCCTCGACGCCTGGCTGCCCGACGCCACGCTGCTCGCCATCGCGGCCGAGAACGCGCTCTCCGAGACCGCGTTCCTGGTCGCCGAGGGCGAGGGCTGGCACCTGCGCTGGTTCACGCCCGAGGTCGAGGTCGAGCTGTGCGGGCACGCCACGCTCGCCTCGGCGCACGTGGTGTTCGAGCACCTGGCCCGCGGGCGCGACGCGATCGCGTTCCGCACGCAGGCCGGCACGCTCACCGTCACCCGCGACGCCGCGGGCCGGATCGCGCTGTCGCTGCCCCGCCGGCCGCCCGCGCCGGCCGACGCGCCGCCCGCGCTCGTGCGGGCGCTCGGCGGCCGCGCGCCGGAGGCGACGCTGCTCGGCCGCGACTACCTGGCCGTGCTCGCGACGGAGCAGGAGGTCCGCGAGCTCCGGCCGGACCTCGCCGCGGTGTCGGAGCTGCCCGGCCACGGCATCGTCGTCACCGCGCCCGCGAGCACGCCCGGGGTGGACTTCGTCTCGCGCTACTTCGCCCCGCAGGTCGGGATCCCCGAGGACCCGGTCACCGGCTCGGCGCACTGCACGCTGGTGCCCTACTGGGCAGATCGGCTCGGCCGGCGGACGCTGGAGGCGCTGCAGGTGTCCCGCCGCGGGGGCCGGCTCTCCTGCGAGGACCAGCCGGACGCGGGCAAGGTCCGCCTCGCCGGCCGCGCGGCCGAGTTCCTGTCCGGCTCCATCGAGGCCTGA
- a CDS encoding M16 family metallopeptidase, which produces MRRSSRQVRVKRRKDAPEKRGGAFRVALPRARVAARVRRAQEDWGEVHRTVLPNGLRVLTAQAPGLHSAMIALYVRAGSRHETEARNGVSHFLEHLFFRGSVGYPDTVAMNAEVEAAGGSLNGITARDHGCYYTPIHPEEVGTGLAVLGDLIRRPLLKEMDVEREVILEEILDEVDASGRDIDPDNLSKKIVFGRHPLGFKIAGTQDIVRRLRPRDVRAHLERFYTGANLVLAVAGPVRPDQVADLAERHLGRLPRGQLSVDLPAPGWPEGPRLEMVEHDDAQAEFSLSFPCPPERHPDYPAHMCLRRILDDGLSSRLPFEIVERRGLAYSLHAGIDTFADAGMTVIDGACAPAKLPRVIEEVLRVLGGLAERPVPEEELLRVQRRHRMTLAFSLDSAADLAGWYGAGEVLSAPEGFEERCRRVEQVTAADLLRVSRETFRRRNLVAVVVGPSRRRERAAVERVVHGTDALPR; this is translated from the coding sequence ATGAGGCGGTCGAGTCGGCAGGTGCGGGTGAAGCGGCGCAAGGACGCGCCCGAGAAGCGGGGCGGCGCCTTCCGCGTGGCGCTGCCGCGCGCGCGGGTGGCGGCGCGGGTGCGCCGCGCGCAGGAGGACTGGGGCGAGGTCCACCGGACCGTGCTGCCGAACGGCCTGCGCGTGCTCACCGCCCAGGCGCCCGGGCTCCACTCGGCGATGATCGCGCTCTACGTGCGCGCCGGCTCGCGCCACGAGACCGAGGCGCGCAACGGCGTCTCGCACTTCCTCGAGCACCTGTTCTTCCGCGGCTCGGTGGGCTACCCCGACACCGTCGCGATGAACGCCGAGGTGGAGGCCGCCGGCGGGAGCCTGAACGGGATCACCGCGCGCGACCACGGCTGCTACTACACGCCCATCCACCCGGAGGAGGTGGGCACCGGGCTGGCCGTGCTCGGCGACCTGATCCGGCGGCCGCTCCTCAAGGAGATGGACGTCGAGCGCGAGGTCATCCTCGAGGAGATCCTCGACGAGGTGGACGCGTCCGGCCGCGACATCGACCCGGACAACCTCTCGAAGAAGATCGTCTTCGGCCGGCACCCGCTCGGCTTCAAGATCGCCGGCACGCAGGACATCGTGCGGCGGCTCCGGCCGCGCGACGTGCGCGCCCACCTCGAGCGCTTCTACACCGGGGCGAACCTGGTGCTGGCGGTGGCCGGGCCGGTGCGCCCGGACCAGGTGGCCGACCTCGCCGAGCGGCACCTGGGCCGGCTCCCGCGCGGGCAGCTCAGCGTGGACCTCCCGGCGCCGGGCTGGCCCGAGGGGCCGCGGCTCGAGATGGTGGAGCACGACGACGCGCAGGCGGAGTTCTCGCTCTCCTTCCCCTGCCCGCCCGAGCGCCACCCCGACTACCCGGCCCACATGTGCCTGCGCCGGATCCTCGACGACGGGCTCTCCTCGCGCCTGCCGTTCGAGATCGTGGAGCGGCGCGGCCTCGCCTACTCGCTGCACGCCGGCATCGACACCTTCGCCGACGCCGGCATGACCGTGATCGACGGCGCGTGCGCGCCGGCCAAGCTGCCGCGGGTCATCGAGGAGGTGCTGCGCGTCCTGGGGGGACTGGCCGAGCGCCCGGTGCCGGAGGAGGAGCTGCTCCGGGTCCAGCGGCGCCACCGCATGACGCTCGCCTTCTCGCTCGACTCCGCCGCCGACCTGGCCGGCTGGTACGGCGCCGGCGAGGTCCTGTCGGCGCCGGAGGGCTTCGAGGAGCGCTGCCGGCGCGTCGAGCAGGTGACCGCCGCGGACCTGCTGCGCGTGTCGCGCGAGACGTTCCGCCGCCGCAACCTGGTGGCGGTGGTGGTCGGCCCGTCGCGGCGCCGCGAGCGCGCGGCGGTCGAGCGCGTGGTCCACGGCACCGACGCCCTGCCGCGCTAG
- a CDS encoding helix-turn-helix transcriptional regulator, which yields MQKDQRLLDLAALLLKAAEPVSWREIQEQFPEDYGGKGEAAIRKFERDKADLLELGIPVRYASGDEDLPAGYLIDRDEFYLPDLKLPPEDLALLYLAGSAALATGAFPYARDLAHALNKLSFAARAPGASEAAAVAARRLGEGDGGAPRVAPTVEELSRAIALKKRVRLAYLGAERRERTEREVDPYGLFQRGGAWFLVGWCHLRRDLRTFHVSRIESLTVNASAPRTPDFKPLQEFSLADHATREAWEYAVHAPVRCKARLEPPVSAEVLASFGPRARVREDGGATLVEVDATNGEGFLRHVLALGDRAELLAPKALRERARAVLDRLAEELA from the coding sequence ATGCAGAAGGATCAGCGGCTCCTCGATCTCGCGGCGCTCCTCCTCAAGGCCGCCGAGCCGGTCTCCTGGCGCGAGATCCAGGAGCAGTTCCCCGAGGACTACGGCGGCAAGGGCGAGGCCGCCATCCGCAAGTTCGAGCGCGACAAGGCCGACCTGCTCGAGCTCGGGATCCCGGTGCGCTACGCGAGCGGCGACGAGGATCTCCCCGCCGGCTACCTCATCGATCGGGACGAGTTCTACCTGCCGGATCTGAAGCTCCCGCCCGAGGACCTGGCGCTCCTCTACCTGGCCGGCTCGGCCGCGCTCGCCACCGGCGCGTTTCCCTACGCCCGCGATCTCGCGCACGCGCTCAACAAGCTGTCGTTCGCGGCGCGCGCGCCCGGCGCCTCGGAGGCGGCCGCGGTCGCGGCGCGCCGGCTGGGCGAGGGCGACGGCGGCGCGCCCAGGGTGGCGCCCACCGTCGAGGAGCTGTCCCGCGCCATCGCGCTGAAGAAGCGCGTGCGCCTCGCCTACCTCGGCGCCGAGCGCCGCGAGCGGACCGAGCGCGAGGTGGACCCGTACGGCCTGTTCCAGCGCGGCGGCGCCTGGTTCCTGGTCGGCTGGTGCCACCTGCGCCGCGACCTGCGCACCTTCCACGTGTCGCGGATCGAGTCGCTGACGGTGAACGCGTCGGCGCCCCGCACGCCGGACTTCAAGCCGCTCCAGGAGTTCTCGCTCGCCGATCACGCGACCCGCGAGGCCTGGGAGTACGCCGTGCACGCGCCGGTGCGGTGCAAGGCGCGGCTCGAGCCGCCGGTCTCGGCGGAGGTGCTCGCCTCGTTCGGCCCGCGCGCCCGCGTGCGGGAGGACGGCGGGGCCACGCTGGTGGAGGTGGACGCGACCAACGGCGAGGGGTTCCTGCGCCACGTGCTCGCGCTCGGCGACCGCGCCGAGCTCCTCGCGCCGAAGGCGCTGCGCGAGCGGGCCCGGGCGGTCCTCGACCGGCTGGCGGAGGAGCTCGCGTGA
- a CDS encoding arginine repressor — translation MTSADRRRDAVARIIRARRIGTQEELLAALERAGFRATQATLSRDLARLGARRVSGPEGAVYELGADGADGADGGLAALRGLVSSIAANASMVVIRTHPGSAPAIARAIDLAQPPEVLGTIAGDDTIFVAPAGELRPRRLAARLAELLGTPSALAGEGGDRTH, via the coding sequence ATGACCTCCGCCGACCGCCGCCGCGACGCCGTCGCCCGCATCATCCGCGCCCGCCGCATCGGGACGCAGGAGGAGCTGCTCGCCGCGCTGGAGCGGGCCGGCTTCCGCGCCACCCAGGCGACCCTCTCGCGCGACCTGGCCCGGCTGGGCGCGCGGCGCGTCTCCGGGCCGGAGGGCGCGGTGTACGAGCTGGGCGCCGACGGCGCCGACGGCGCCGACGGCGGCCTGGCCGCGCTGCGCGGGCTGGTGAGCAGCATCGCGGCGAACGCCTCGATGGTCGTCATCCGCACCCACCCCGGCAGCGCGCCCGCCATCGCGCGCGCCATCGACCTCGCCCAGCCGCCGGAGGTGCTCGGCACCATCGCCGGCGACGACACCATCTTCGTCGCGCCCGCCGGCGAGCTGCGCCCGCGGCGGCTCGCGGCGCGGCTCGCCGAGCTGCTCGGCACCCCCTCCGCGCTGGCCGGCGAGGGCGGCGACCGGACCCACTGA